Proteins from one Methanorbis rubei genomic window:
- the cobM gene encoding precorrin-4 C(11)-methyltransferase, protein MKYYIVGAGCGDPGLITVKGMDLLKQADVLIYAGSLVNPELVAQSPASLKLDSWGMKLEEITSVIAENVRAGKFVVRLHSGDPAIYGSIVEQIAPLEEDGIHAEIIPGVSSMFGAAAALQTEYTLRGVSESVIVTRSAGQTLDSDQLAELSAHGTTMVIFLSTGHIDSVMQKLRRPSDTPVAVVYHASWPDQKIVRGTIATIAEKVHEEGIERSALIIVGDVVEGIKAAYTNSHLYG, encoded by the coding sequence ATGAAGTACTATATTGTAGGCGCAGGATGTGGCGACCCCGGCCTCATCACGGTCAAAGGAATGGATTTGCTGAAACAAGCCGACGTTCTCATCTATGCAGGCTCTCTCGTAAATCCTGAACTGGTAGCGCAGTCTCCTGCCTCCCTCAAACTCGACTCATGGGGTATGAAGCTTGAGGAGATTACCTCAGTCATCGCAGAAAATGTTCGCGCCGGAAAATTTGTCGTGCGGCTGCACTCAGGCGACCCGGCAATTTACGGCTCGATCGTTGAACAGATTGCCCCTCTTGAAGAGGACGGCATTCATGCAGAAATTATTCCGGGCGTCTCTTCAATGTTTGGTGCGGCAGCTGCTTTGCAGACCGAGTACACCCTTCGGGGAGTCTCTGAGTCGGTGATCGTCACGCGGTCGGCAGGCCAGACGCTGGACTCAGACCAACTTGCCGAACTTTCCGCCCACGGAACAACGATGGTGATCTTTTTGTCAACCGGCCACATCGACTCGGTGATGCAGAAGCTCAGGCGTCCATCAGACACACCGGTCGCTGTCGTCTATCATGCCTCCTGGCCTGATCAGAAAATTGTCCGCGGAACGATTGCAACGATTGCAGAAAAAGTTCACGAGGAAGGCATCGAACGCTCCGCTCTCATCATTGTGGGAGACGTTGTCGAAGGAATCAAAGCAGCCTACACCAACTCACATCTCTACGGATGA
- a CDS encoding cobalt-factor II C(20)-methyltransferase, with translation MLTAVGLGPGDADLLTLKAVRILEEADTVFVPGGIACELVKPYAKQIVTLEFPMTRDESVITECMQRNAEKIAPAAKAGKAVFGLIGDPNYYSTFSRLAEMVRESYPGLEVETVPGISSITAVASHAKIPVNGAFLVTDGPTSPATKILMKVTKPKEAAGLLEAEGYNDFIVVERMYMEGECVHRGTLPEKTNYFSIMIARKV, from the coding sequence ATGCTGACCGCGGTCGGCCTTGGCCCGGGAGACGCAGACCTCCTGACCCTCAAAGCAGTCAGGATTCTTGAAGAAGCTGACACCGTATTTGTTCCGGGCGGCATCGCCTGCGAGCTGGTCAAACCCTACGCCAAACAGATCGTTACTCTTGAGTTCCCCATGACCCGCGACGAATCGGTCATCACGGAATGCATGCAGCGTAACGCTGAAAAAATCGCGCCCGCAGCAAAAGCAGGCAAAGCGGTCTTCGGTCTGATTGGCGACCCAAACTACTACTCAACGTTTTCAAGGCTCGCTGAGATGGTGAGAGAGTCCTACCCAGGCCTTGAAGTGGAAACAGTTCCCGGCATCAGCTCCATCACGGCAGTCGCCTCGCATGCAAAAATTCCCGTGAACGGTGCGTTCCTCGTAACTGACGGGCCAACATCCCCTGCCACAAAAATTCTGATGAAGGTAACAAAACCAAAGGAGGCCGCAGGCCTGCTGGAAGCTGAAGGTTACAATGACTTCATCGTGGTTGAGCGGATGTATATGGAAGGCGAGTGCGTCCATCGCGGAACGCTGCCGGAGAAAACCAACTACTTCTCGATCATGATTGCGAGGAAGGTATGA
- a CDS encoding bifunctional cobalt-precorrin-7 (C(5))-methyltransferase/cobalt-precorrin-6B (C(15))-methyltransferase yields the protein MELPGGPTQPEVMAVSLAKLGVRQGDTVADIGCGTGTVTKELAHLAGPRGHVYAVDRRALAITCTKETCEGMTTVETVEGEAMEFLSSPRKKIDCAFCGGSRDIAEIITRLDAEGCRSIVVNAVLIETVVEAMHTMQSLGIFQEAVHLQISRSYELVERIMFKPINPIYIIHGGKKC from the coding sequence ATGGAACTACCCGGAGGACCAACACAACCGGAAGTGATGGCAGTATCACTCGCAAAACTCGGCGTACGGCAAGGTGACACCGTCGCTGACATCGGCTGCGGAACCGGCACGGTAACCAAAGAACTTGCACATCTTGCAGGGCCAAGAGGCCATGTGTATGCGGTTGACCGGAGAGCTCTCGCAATTACCTGCACCAAAGAGACGTGCGAGGGAATGACGACAGTCGAAACAGTCGAAGGAGAAGCAATGGAGTTTCTCTCCTCTCCCCGCAAAAAAATCGACTGCGCCTTCTGCGGAGGAAGCCGCGACATTGCCGAGATCATCACCAGACTCGATGCAGAAGGATGCCGGAGCATTGTCGTGAATGCGGTTTTGATCGAGACCGTAGTTGAGGCGATGCATACCATGCAGAGTCTTGGAATATTCCAGGAAGCCGTTCACTTACAGATCTCCAGATCCTACGAACTTGTGGAGCGCATTATGTTCAAACCGATAAATCCCATCTATATCATACACGGAGGTAAAAAATGCTGA
- a CDS encoding protease inhibitor I42 family protein, with amino-acid sequence MRQSGIVLLVLVVVAACVLAAGCIGTDNSTVTPTPTPTPSVEPVTVITVDKFGTAIPANDMIRFILPSNPTTGYQWITKNVSGLVINQTYEATPVAEGIVGSGGVEIFTITADKAGTYEFTAEYKRSWENETPAATFIQYLVYVDATDTPADIPMLSVVFVGDVNPKAGEVVKVITEGNPTTGYEWTITNDTQLKVLNSTFATSAIPGSTMVGVGGFYEWLVTADKAGTYEFAAEYKRSWEDEPVGKFFFDITFV; translated from the coding sequence ATGAGACAATCAGGCATTGTACTTCTTGTGCTGGTTGTCGTTGCCGCATGCGTTCTCGCCGCAGGATGCATTGGTACTGACAACAGTACAGTGACGCCGACTCCAACGCCGACGCCCTCGGTAGAGCCGGTCACCGTTATCACAGTTGACAAATTTGGCACTGCCATTCCGGCAAATGATATGATCCGGTTCATTTTGCCATCGAATCCGACTACCGGCTATCAGTGGATTACCAAGAATGTTTCCGGTCTCGTGATCAATCAGACATATGAGGCAACTCCGGTTGCCGAAGGTATCGTTGGCTCCGGAGGAGTTGAGATCTTCACGATCACTGCAGACAAAGCAGGAACGTATGAGTTCACTGCCGAGTACAAACGCTCGTGGGAGAATGAGACTCCGGCTGCAACCTTTATCCAGTATCTGGTTTATGTCGATGCAACCGACACTCCGGCAGACATTCCGATGCTTTCCGTTGTGTTTGTTGGCGATGTGAATCCGAAAGCAGGCGAGGTGGTCAAGGTGATTACCGAAGGTAATCCGACTACCGGCTATGAGTGGACGATCACGAATGACACGCAGCTGAAAGTGCTGAACTCAACCTTTGCCACCTCGGCAATTCCGGGCTCAACGATGGTTGGTGTTGGCGGCTTCTATGAGTGGCTTGTCACCGCAGACAAAGCAGGAACGTATGAGTTCGCTGCCGAGTACAAGCGGTCGTGGGAGGATGAGCCGGTAGGCAAGTTCTTCTTCGATATCACGTTTGTGTGA
- a CDS encoding YwbE family protein: MLDGRVRKNIRAGTAVAVVLKADQPTGALTWGRVAEILTNSSTHPHGIKVRLTSGQVGRVQQIYNDE; the protein is encoded by the coding sequence ATGCTTGACGGACGTGTACGAAAAAATATCAGAGCTGGCACTGCGGTGGCAGTGGTGTTAAAGGCAGATCAGCCGACAGGCGCCCTAACATGGGGAAGGGTTGCAGAAATTCTGACAAACTCATCCACGCATCCGCATGGAATCAAGGTGCGGCTCACGAGCGGACAGGTTGGCAGAGTCCAGCAGATTTACAATGATGAATAA
- a CDS encoding Holliday junction resolvase, producing the protein MANDFERTVVTCINRYFTEHRMKGFAYRLKQARFNSQYVDIIVDSLDPAHYLAIECKSLKGKRLSFSSNFHKDKEGVHQIDNISGFLKYTGRKGFLAVEFRGNGQKNEAYLMPWDKVCAFYDMQASIPIEEFRKCIPLERTSYGYYLECFSVSPSD; encoded by the coding sequence ATGGCAAATGATTTCGAGCGTACAGTAGTTACCTGCATTAACCGGTATTTTACCGAACACCGGATGAAAGGATTTGCCTACCGCCTCAAACAGGCACGCTTCAACTCCCAGTACGTTGACATCATCGTCGACTCTTTGGACCCTGCGCATTATCTCGCAATTGAGTGCAAGTCGCTGAAAGGAAAACGACTGTCGTTTTCCAGCAATTTTCATAAAGACAAAGAAGGCGTGCATCAGATCGATAACATCTCGGGTTTTCTCAAATACACCGGCCGCAAAGGATTCCTCGCGGTCGAGTTTCGCGGCAACGGCCAAAAAAACGAAGCATACCTGATGCCCTGGGACAAAGTCTGCGCATTTTATGATATGCAGGCAAGTATTCCAATCGAAGAGTTCCGCAAATGCATTCCTCTCGAGCGCACATCCTATGGATATTATCTGGAATGTTTTTCGGTTTCGCCGTCAGACTAA
- a CDS encoding methanogenesis marker 9 domain-containing protein, translating to MRGSNRFLSLNGKPVKTPVVLASMAGITNAAYVLERAAHVGVAFIGGFSLDAATQEAAKQLVAAGRTEFSDSLDDIATELAMLEGSHVVIGLNLRGSTPDAFVAAARKFGKEVIYEIDAHCRQQPMIDAHCGEYLLYNTDALCDIIRALHAEGVTVSVKTRAGVVDDRQLARKVWAAGADILHVDLMDTGYTRIRQIRNSCPLILIANNSIDSPDKMMDMFSHGADLVSLARGASVPTLQLLDRYIRATAEESGWYNSPKQLCRGGDLRSLTFCCMPVKQCPLLSTLDSIGMTRQDYLALKEGLVQDSPISQGSHTCFGSLAWCCKSSTPCMFRDMTLKAVPLPKNEYMALKRDLADGIMEKIFADVPTDC from the coding sequence ATGCGAGGGTCGAACAGATTTTTATCACTGAATGGAAAGCCGGTCAAAACGCCGGTTGTACTCGCATCCATGGCGGGAATCACCAATGCCGCGTACGTTCTCGAACGTGCCGCCCACGTCGGAGTCGCATTTATCGGTGGATTTTCCCTGGACGCTGCCACGCAGGAAGCGGCAAAACAGCTGGTTGCAGCCGGCCGCACCGAGTTTTCCGACAGTCTGGATGACATCGCAACAGAACTTGCAATGCTCGAAGGCTCCCATGTGGTGATCGGTCTCAACCTTCGCGGCTCAACCCCCGATGCTTTTGTTGCGGCCGCCCGCAAATTCGGCAAGGAAGTCATCTACGAAATCGACGCCCACTGCCGCCAGCAGCCCATGATCGATGCCCACTGCGGTGAATATCTTCTCTATAACACCGATGCCCTCTGTGACATCATCCGCGCCCTTCATGCAGAAGGCGTCACCGTCTCGGTAAAAACCCGGGCCGGCGTCGTTGACGACCGGCAGCTTGCGCGAAAAGTCTGGGCTGCCGGCGCAGACATTCTGCATGTCGATCTGATGGATACCGGATACACCCGCATCCGCCAGATCAGAAATAGCTGTCCTCTCATCCTCATTGCCAACAACAGCATCGACTCGCCTGACAAGATGATGGACATGTTCTCGCACGGTGCTGACCTCGTCTCTCTCGCGAGAGGTGCAAGCGTGCCGACTCTTCAGCTTCTTGACCGCTACATTCGCGCGACCGCCGAAGAAAGCGGCTGGTACAACTCCCCGAAACAGCTCTGCCGCGGCGGCGACCTTCGGTCGCTGACGTTCTGCTGCATGCCGGTAAAACAGTGTCCGCTCTTGTCAACCCTTGACTCGATTGGCATGACCCGACAGGATTACCTCGCATTAAAAGAAGGGCTCGTGCAGGACTCGCCAATCTCGCAGGGAAGCCACACCTGTTTCGGCAGCCTTGCCTGGTGCTGCAAATCTTCCACGCCTTGTATGTTCCGCGATATGACACTGAAGGCTGTGCCTCTTCCGAAGAATGAGTACATGGCGCTGAAGCGGGATCTTGCGGATGGTATCATGGAGAAGATCTTCGCTGATGTCCCAACCGACTGCTGA
- a CDS encoding triphosphoribosyl-dephospho-CoA synthase — MSQPTAEPVTIAELAQFAMLLEVTAKQKPGNIDRCHDYDDTCLTHFLASAVLAGPVFSRVAAGGISLGEAMYDAVARTNIHNGGNTHFGAFILLLPLIAGKGIASAAELVKMTSVNDAVLFYQAFGLTQVRVRSEDPMDVNDPSSIQRLIDEEITMYQVMEYSASHDMVAREWTNGFLLTRKAADLLFELGDGAENITRMFLSLMAKYPDTFIAKKFDEATAAAVMQKAAAVLAGAQTLADFDEECIRKGINPGSLADICIAGIFIALLEGWKWDC; from the coding sequence ATGTCCCAACCGACTGCTGAACCGGTAACAATCGCTGAGCTCGCGCAGTTTGCGATGCTGCTCGAGGTCACGGCAAAGCAGAAGCCCGGCAACATCGATCGGTGTCATGATTATGATGATACCTGCCTTACCCATTTTCTGGCGTCCGCGGTTCTGGCAGGGCCGGTGTTTTCCCGTGTCGCGGCTGGCGGCATCTCGCTTGGGGAAGCGATGTACGATGCGGTTGCCAGAACCAATATCCATAACGGCGGCAACACGCATTTCGGCGCGTTCATTCTTCTTCTTCCGCTGATTGCAGGAAAAGGCATTGCCAGCGCGGCAGAGCTGGTGAAGATGACGTCAGTCAACGACGCTGTTCTCTTTTACCAAGCGTTTGGTCTTACGCAGGTGCGGGTCCGGTCTGAGGACCCGATGGATGTGAATGATCCCTCGTCGATTCAGCGGCTGATCGATGAGGAGATAACAATGTATCAGGTCATGGAGTATTCTGCCTCGCATGATATGGTTGCCCGCGAGTGGACGAATGGGTTTCTGCTGACCCGCAAAGCGGCTGACCTGTTGTTTGAACTTGGCGACGGAGCTGAAAACATCACGAGGATGTTTCTGTCATTGATGGCGAAGTATCCTGACACGTTTATTGCAAAAAAGTTTGACGAGGCAACTGCCGCAGCCGTGATGCAGAAGGCGGCCGCAGTTCTTGCCGGCGCACAAACTCTCGCAGACTTTGATGAGGAGTGCATCAGGAAAGGGATCAATCCCGGCTCTCTTGCTGATATATGTATTGCGGGAATTTTTATCGCACTTTTAGAGGGATGGAAATGGGACTGTTAG
- a CDS encoding DUF447 domain-containing protein — MGLLGEGITEVIAVTKDNAAPMGIIVKPGMSPRMILFKGSATVENILKHGWVTANFVSDCYLYPQYAFSNAAPSDFSEVFVGGVMMQRLLGADAWMGFLTRVLHETEETYYIELMPVASEYIREDPRPINRGFNSVIDATVHATRYVHSRDDSLKMLIEYHLGIIAKCGGPREREAGVLLKEICGL; from the coding sequence ATGGGACTGTTAGGCGAAGGAATTACTGAGGTTATTGCGGTAACAAAAGATAATGCGGCCCCGATGGGAATTATTGTGAAGCCCGGAATGTCTCCGCGGATGATTCTTTTTAAGGGGTCGGCGACTGTTGAAAATATTCTCAAACACGGATGGGTTACGGCAAACTTTGTCTCTGACTGTTATCTGTATCCGCAGTATGCATTTTCTAATGCTGCTCCTTCGGATTTTTCCGAGGTGTTTGTTGGCGGTGTTATGATGCAGCGGCTGCTGGGCGCTGATGCGTGGATGGGATTTCTGACGCGGGTTCTTCATGAGACTGAGGAGACGTATTACATCGAGCTGATGCCGGTAGCGTCCGAGTATATCCGTGAGGATCCCCGTCCGATTAACCGGGGTTTCAACAGTGTAATTGATGCAACCGTTCATGCAACGCGGTATGTCCACAGCAGAGATGATTCGCTGAAGATGCTGATCGAGTATCACTTGGGAATTATTGCCAAATGCGGTGGTCCGCGCGAGCGTGAGGCTGGCGTTTTGCTGAAAGAGATCTGCGGGCTGTAA
- a CDS encoding ABC transporter substrate-binding protein has translation MNKKHLLAAAGLLVVCVAMIFVAGCVTTPDNTDKTPTVELLYTGAGTMPGLLATGKVDGYMIWQPFVAVGVEGDIGKVVSYSQDLPPEGMWVEHTCCAVGANSEALKNPDVAASLVALTILGNKYINDYPDKAAELTADWLFSKQNMTYGEITVNSVDVLEASIPTIMFSSKVTNTWLDSNEEFINAQRELGLISGKLASTTPAQSKDLLYDFGPYESATQQIASGKLTTPAAVKTPISIGYLPSDHDAPLFVLLKDWQYFRDTYNSYLKPTTDKAGKVSEAELFINGEKIADVKFVEGTGGPQLMTLLAQNAIQYAVAGTPPYISAIDMSDGSVGLKILAPVMQEGSGLVASINSPADDWQLFVKWVKDRSAEGNNVVIADPQLGSIQDVQLKAALKDAGITVVTKK, from the coding sequence ATGAATAAAAAGCATCTGCTTGCAGCTGCAGGTCTTCTTGTTGTGTGTGTGGCAATGATTTTTGTCGCCGGTTGTGTAACGACACCGGACAACACTGACAAAACTCCAACCGTAGAACTTCTCTACACCGGAGCAGGCACTATGCCCGGACTTCTTGCAACCGGAAAAGTTGACGGATACATGATCTGGCAGCCGTTTGTGGCGGTCGGTGTGGAAGGAGATATCGGCAAAGTCGTTTCGTATAGTCAGGACCTCCCGCCGGAAGGCATGTGGGTGGAACACACCTGCTGTGCTGTCGGGGCAAACTCAGAAGCACTGAAGAACCCTGATGTCGCCGCAAGTCTTGTTGCACTCACGATTCTGGGTAACAAGTACATCAACGACTATCCTGACAAAGCCGCAGAGCTCACCGCAGACTGGCTGTTCTCCAAACAGAACATGACCTATGGTGAGATCACCGTGAACTCTGTTGACGTGCTGGAGGCTTCAATTCCGACAATTATGTTCTCAAGCAAGGTGACGAACACCTGGCTTGACAGCAATGAGGAGTTCATCAATGCCCAGCGTGAGCTTGGCCTTATCTCAGGAAAACTTGCGTCCACTACTCCGGCACAGTCCAAGGATCTGCTCTATGACTTCGGCCCTTACGAGTCAGCAACCCAGCAGATCGCAAGCGGCAAACTCACGACGCCCGCAGCGGTAAAGACACCGATCTCGATCGGATACCTGCCAAGCGATCATGATGCTCCGCTGTTTGTCCTTCTGAAGGACTGGCAATACTTCAGAGACACCTACAACTCCTACTTGAAGCCGACCACGGACAAGGCAGGAAAGGTTTCTGAGGCAGAGCTTTTCATCAATGGTGAGAAGATTGCTGATGTGAAGTTCGTTGAGGGAACTGGCGGACCGCAGCTGATGACCCTGCTTGCGCAGAATGCGATTCAGTATGCAGTTGCCGGAACTCCGCCTTATATCAGCGCAATTGATATGAGTGACGGCAGTGTCGGCTTGAAGATTCTCGCTCCGGTAATGCAGGAAGGTTCAGGCCTTGTTGCGTCCATCAACTCTCCGGCAGATGACTGGCAGTTGTTTGTCAAATGGGTCAAGGACCGCAGCGCTGAAGGAAACAATGTGGTGATCGCTGATCCGCAGCTTGGGTCGATTCAGGATGTGCAGCTCAAAGCAGCACTCAAAGACGCAGGCATTACCGTAGTGACCAAAAAGTAA
- a CDS encoding ketopantoate reductase family protein, translating into MRILILGAGAVGLTVAAMLSEHAEVYAVCRKRYADAISADGFVMTGIWGEKTCRFPCGESAPAGSWDYIIISTKSAATREICEKYHHLFGDAEIVSLQNGIGNEEIIGEYTSHVIGAMIITGFEWRGDNAVFVSVDGGKTMFGRFPKGTDDAARKLSVLFNASGIRSDVSSDIKSVVWSKAFYSCSLNPLGAVMECPYGELRKAPAWNIITNIVSEAFAISKAEGVELPQKSASAYLDFLMQEKIPPTAKHYSSMYQDIISGRLTEVDYMNGAIVKLGRKHGIATPVNEMMVNLTHFKEELR; encoded by the coding sequence ATGCGGATACTCATTCTCGGAGCCGGAGCGGTTGGGCTGACTGTTGCTGCCATGTTATCAGAGCATGCGGAGGTCTACGCTGTCTGCCGGAAAAGATATGCTGACGCAATTTCGGCTGACGGGTTTGTGATGACCGGCATCTGGGGAGAAAAGACCTGCCGCTTCCCTTGCGGCGAGTCGGCTCCGGCAGGGTCATGGGATTATATTATCATTTCAACAAAATCTGCTGCCACGAGAGAGATCTGCGAGAAGTATCATCATCTGTTTGGCGATGCTGAGATCGTGAGCCTGCAGAATGGTATCGGCAACGAGGAGATCATCGGCGAGTACACGAGCCATGTAATTGGTGCAATGATCATTACCGGTTTTGAGTGGCGGGGAGACAATGCGGTGTTTGTCTCGGTTGATGGCGGCAAGACAATGTTTGGCAGGTTTCCGAAAGGAACTGATGATGCGGCCAGGAAACTTTCTGTTCTGTTCAATGCATCAGGCATCCGGTCTGATGTGAGTTCTGATATCAAAAGTGTGGTCTGGTCAAAGGCGTTCTACAGCTGTTCACTCAATCCGCTGGGTGCTGTGATGGAGTGTCCGTACGGAGAGTTGCGCAAAGCACCTGCATGGAATATTATTACGAATATTGTGTCAGAAGCGTTTGCGATCTCAAAGGCAGAAGGCGTTGAGCTGCCGCAGAAGAGTGCTTCTGCTTATCTGGATTTTCTGATGCAGGAAAAGATTCCGCCAACCGCGAAGCATTACAGCTCGATGTATCAGGATATTATCAGTGGAAGGCTGACTGAGGTCGATTACATGAACGGTGCTATTGTGAAGCTTGGCAGGAAGCATGGAATTGCAACGCCGGTAAATGAGATGATGGTGAATCTCACGCATTTTAAGGAGGAACTCAGATGA
- the mobA gene encoding molybdenum cofactor guanylyltransferase, with amino-acid sequence MTEVRRSAMILAGGEAKRVNGREKYFFFYKGCSFISRLVMTFTGITDEILIVAKSEEQAKHFDGLPVRCTWDKLRGLGPIGGISSGIWEVKGEFVFIAACDMPTIHRSIVTYLFEHIGEYDAIIPEWENTDIEPLHAVYRVSALRQYLTHHESLSLRDMVNSLHTLRVSSEELRRFDPNLETFQNINTLDELEALGPDAAYEEKHPERLD; translated from the coding sequence ATGACTGAGGTGCGGCGCTCGGCGATGATTCTTGCGGGCGGCGAAGCCAAGCGGGTAAACGGACGCGAGAAGTATTTTTTCTTTTACAAGGGATGTTCGTTTATTTCGCGGCTGGTGATGACGTTTACGGGAATCACGGACGAGATTTTGATTGTTGCCAAGAGTGAGGAGCAGGCAAAGCACTTCGATGGTCTGCCGGTTCGATGCACTTGGGATAAGCTGCGAGGTCTTGGGCCGATCGGCGGGATTTCGTCAGGGATTTGGGAGGTCAAAGGGGAGTTCGTGTTTATTGCGGCATGCGATATGCCGACGATTCACCGCTCGATTGTGACGTATCTGTTCGAGCATATCGGCGAGTACGATGCGATCATTCCTGAGTGGGAGAATACGGATATCGAGCCTTTGCATGCTGTCTACCGCGTTTCTGCACTGCGGCAGTATCTGACCCATCATGAGTCGCTGTCGCTTCGCGATATGGTGAATTCGCTGCATACGCTGCGGGTGAGTTCTGAGGAACTACGCAGGTTTGATCCAAATCTTGAGACGTTCCAAAACATCAATACGCTTGATGAGCTGGAGGCTTTGGGTCCTGATGCTGCGTATGAAGAGAAGCATCCCGAACGTTTAGATTAA